Within the Arachis duranensis cultivar V14167 chromosome 10, aradu.V14167.gnm2.J7QH, whole genome shotgun sequence genome, the region AAATCACACCTTAATTGGTGGAGATGGGACATAGACTCAACATCAGAGATCAAACTGGTATTAGTGCACATTTCTCTACcctcttcttattcttattcataTGCTTTTACCTCTGACCAGTTCTGCCTTCTGTTCAGCACTAAATTTAAATCTATTAGGAGATAATCTCACTGCTCTTTGGTTTGATTAATGCATAAattgaaaatcattttcaaaacaaagaaacaatCAACAAATACAACTTGAATAAGACAAGAAAAACTTGAACAGGAAAAGTAAGAGAAACCAAAAGATATCAAGGACCAAAATCCACGGGAGGAGCCCTTAAACAGGGGACAAACTTCTATCACATTTTAACACCAAGGTATTATTGAAATAACTGAAATTTATTTAAGAACCTAAACTTAGTTGTCAGTTGCCACAGAAATAGAGATGACAAACTTTACTTGCATGATACTGGACAGAGAACCAAAATAAGTAGAAAAGAGATAGGAACTGATTAAAGGAGATAACCAACAGTTAAATTTGGTTTCCATtagaaacaacaacaacaacaaccacccTAAACCTTATCCAACTAGGTAGGGTCAGCTACATAGGTCAAGGTATGTGTTGTGCCCTGTCGTTGATCAAGCATCACTTcaattagaaaaaaagaaagaatctTTTCTTCCATTGGAAGGAAGCAGTGGAGAGTGCCTTTCATAGCTAGATCAATTCTCATAAAAAAACCACTGAGGAACAAGGGTTATACAAATCCACATAGTCAATCAATCAAGTTTCATAAGCAATGACCATGGTGGAAGGCTATAGAGAAGTGCACAATGCGCACCTCAAAGATCAACTTTTTCAAATGAACCCATTATCCCTCACGCATATTTTTCATTGTCTAGTTTTGTTTTGATACATCTACACCTCATTAATCCCGaaagttttcatccaaaacaaTTATTCCCTCCAATACACAACAATAAGTCACTTTAGCTAAACTTTCTTTTGTTCAGTATATCTGTGGTTCTCACTCATATTCCTATGTAACATTTATTATTCATTTCCTACTTTACCATACATGCAATTCTAAGCGCAATAAACAGTAAaatgttaataaaataaactagtTATCAAATAAGAGCGTGATAGTAAACAAATTTGATTAACACATGGAATAGAGATAGAATTACCTTAGCTTCTGAAAAATATAATCAAGGTCAGTCTTGATAGACTTGAGAATTCGAGTGTTCCTGGCGAGATCTCCAGAAATCTCGGCATAGCAATGCTCAGAGAACTCATTGAAGTGTGACAACACGGCATTACTGTCCTGCAATCTTCCCAATCTGAATGGTGTTCTGTAAATGATTAAGTGATTGGAGATCATTTGAGTTGACAAGGGTTTTGAATTCGTGGGAGATCTCTTCTGAAGCCAACTTCACCGATTCTTTCTCACAATCTTGTTCCTCCATTACTTTCTGCAATGCTGCAACCTCCAGCGATTGTTGATGATTAGCACCAATTTTCTATGCCAAGATTGCGAATGAGACGGTGTTCGTTGCGGTGCCGGCAGCAGAGTTTGCAGGCGGCGGCGGAGGCTGCTGGTGGATAGAACACGGCGGTGTGTGGAGAGCATGCAAGAGGTATTGGGCCAGACGATTACGAATTTGGGCGTGTGGGTTTGCCAGAAATTAATTTCCAATTGGCCCAACTAAACGTGAAATTCAGGGTTATTGGGAAACTATGCGTAGTACATGGTTATGGGGGCATAATTGTCATTAACCAAATTGGAGGGTGCGATTTCGTGGGAGGGTCCATATGAATGCCATTTGATGGTCACGAGCGCTCTTAGTCCATTTACATGTTATTTCTCCTTTTAAGTAAATTTTCTATCCATTAAAAATCTTATATTAGAACATAAATTCTACATTAAAAAACACTTAAAATAGCATAACTATCATGCATAAATAActcaaaaagaatttaaataactaattaaatatcttttatattagtaaaaattgaattaaattaactaattaagagtaaaaaataatttacgaTGATCAAATTAcatcatgaatattttttcttaatttttctcttttagctaattttttttatgtaagaagaaaaataatacttatcctttaaaatttagtctttcatcatccttttaatttgatatattatttaattattttttaattaaaatatattcctCTTTTTTAGATAAACACTttgttgattagatttaatttaaatcttATTCCTTAAAATCTCTCTAACTTTTCCTCAAGAAATAAAGtagttatttatattttatgttttattttctctctcatcGCACAGTAATGTCAAGTTATCATTTAAGAGTGGCAAATGGGCTGACTTATCTGCTGCATCCGACCTAGTGAGGTGGTCCCAAATTTCACCTTCGTCCTGTCGGACTAAATTggtcaattttttaattaatttttttatttttttatgaataaaccgttaaatattaaacaatatatataattttacaaccatttcaataaatttataatttctaaagatataaaataattacaatttctaaaattcacaaacattgaagtttttataattttaaatatgtaataaatataatcATGAACCAaagtttttgaaacaaaataataaaattaacactataaaaaataaaataaatattgtccaaaatatataattaaatattttcaagTTTCTAATTAACTAAACATAGAACATAAtctaaattataacttaaaatatttttaattaaaaaaaactaaaaacctACTGGAAAAGTCTCTCCCGTCTCGTCGAAACCCGCCAAAACTCGTAGATTAGGCAGACTTTTTAATTATGacagttttaaatttttagtccAATCTATCTTTTTGATGAGTTACATAGACTGACTTAATGAATTTTGACCCGTTTATCACCCCTAATCATCGGCACTATTGGGCATTTATCATTTTCTCTCGANNNNNNNNNNNNNNNNNNNNNNNNNNNNNNNNNNNNNNNNNNNNNNNNNNNNNNNNNNNNNNNNNNNNNNNNNNNNNNNNNNNNNNNNNNNNNNNNNNNNNNNNNNNNNNNNNNNNNNNNNNNNNNNNNNNNNNNNNNNNNNNNNNNNNNNNNNNNNNNNNNNNNNNNNNNNNNNNNNNNNNNNNNNNNNNNNNNNNNNNNNNNNNNNNNNNNNNNNNNNNNNNNNNNNNNNNNNNNNNNNNNNNNNNNNNNNNNNNNNNNNNNNNNNNNNNNNNNNNNNNNNNNNNNNNNNNNNNNNNNNNNNNNNNNNNNNNNNNNNNNNNNNNNNNNNNNNNNNNNNNNNNNNNNNNNNNNNNNNNNNNNNNNNNNNNNNNNNNNNNNNNNNNNNNNNNNNNNNNNNNNNNNNNNNNNNNNNNNNNNNNNNNNNNNNNNNNNNNNNNNNNNNNNNNNNNNNNNNNNNNNNNNNNNNNNNNNNNTTAGAGGTGCGGATAGGATAGAATAGGATATATTTTGAATTGATACCCTATTTTATCGATAGACAATTCtatctaaattaataaatttaaattagatactcacaaataaaatataaattgacaGTCTTAGTAAAATCTGCGCTATGCGCGGACCATTTGATgatctaattttatataattgttgGTATTATGTTGCGATGTACCAAATAATAGCACCATTCCATTACACTATACACTTTGTTTAAGAATCAATCCGGTTATTGGTGAGATTTaataaatatgaattaaaatgtTCTTCTTGTTTTATGTGTCGTAATATGTTTTAAATATTGGCCCACTTTCACTCCACTTTACCCTTTGCAGTTAAATAGTTTTATCTATTTGTGATGTATAACATATGgaacaaaaattatttacctTAATTTATATAAAGAGAATGTGGGTCCATTTTTCATTTTCGAATAAGGTTTTAAAAATCAGACTGGTTA harbors:
- the LOC107469493 gene encoding LOW QUALITY PROTEIN: uncharacterized protein LOC107469493 (The sequence of the model RefSeq protein was modified relative to this genomic sequence to represent the inferred CDS: deleted 1 base in 1 codon) is translated as MEEQDCEKESVKLASEEISHEFKTLVNSNDLQSLNHLQNTIQLGRLQDSNAVLSHFNEFSEHCYAEISGDLARNTRILKSIKTDLDYIFQKLRSMKSKILNTYPDAFPADSESEVVDRRPDLEIPK